Proteins encoded within one genomic window of Manis pentadactyla isolate mManPen7 chromosome 4, mManPen7.hap1, whole genome shotgun sequence:
- the LOC118925305 gene encoding C-C motif chemokine 3-like has product MEVPVAALAVLLLTAAFCSQTCPALFGANTPTACCFFYVFRKIPRKFVDNYYETSSQCSKPGVIFQTKRGRQICADPGKVWVREYITYLELNA; this is encoded by the exons ATGGAGGTCCCCGTGGCTGCCCTGGCCGTGCTGCTCCTCACCGCGGCCTTCTGTTCCCAGACCTGCCCtgctctgt TTGGTGCCAACACCCCGACTGCCTGCTGCTTCTTCTATGTCTTCCGGAAGATTCCACGCAAATTTGTGGACAACTATTATGAGACCAGTAGCCAGTGCTCCAAGCCCGGTGTCAT cttccaaaccaaaAGAGGCCGGCAGATCTGTGCTGACCCCGGTAAGGTCTGGGTCCGGGAATACATCACCTACCTGGAGCTGAATGCCTGA
- the LOC118925306 gene encoding C-C motif chemokine 3-like translates to MKVSRAVLATLLCTVALCSQVFSAPFGADTPTACCFSYISRQIPRKFIADYFETSSQCSKPGVIFTTKRGREVCADPSEAWVQEYIADLEENA, encoded by the exons ATGAAGGTCTCCAGGGCTGTCCTTGCCACCCTGCTGTGCACCGTGGCCCTCTGCAGCCAGGTCTTCTCTGCACCAT tTGGTGCCGACACCCCGACCGCCTGCTGCTTCTCCTACATCTCCCGGCAGATTCCACGCAAATTCATAGCCGACTATTTTGAGACCAGCAGCCAGTGCTCCAAGCCTGGTGTCAT CTTCACAACCAAAAGAGGCCGGGAGGTTTGTGCCGACCCCAGTGAGGCCTGGGTGCAGGAATACATCGCCGACCTGGAAGAGAATGCCTGA
- the LOC118925307 gene encoding C-C motif chemokine 4, with protein MKLCVTVLSLLVLAAAFCSPALSAPMGSDPPTACCFSYIQRKLPRNFVVDYYETSSLCSQPAVVFQTKKGRQVCANPSESWVQEYMDDLELN; from the exons ATGAAGCTCTGCGTGACTGTGCTCTCTCTCCTCGTGCTGGCGGCTGCCTTCTGCTCTCCGGCGCTCTCAGCACCAA TGGGCTCAGACCCTCCCACCGCCTGCTGCTTCTCTTATATCCAGCGGAAGCTTCCTCGCAACTTTGTGGTAGATTATTACGAGACCAGCAGCCTCTGCTCCCAGCCAGCGGTGGT cttccaaaccaaaAAGGGCAGGCAAGTCTGTGCTAATCCCAGCGAATCCTGGGTCCAGGAGTACATGGATGACCTGGAACTGAACTGA